GCGATTTGGGGGCGCAACAGTTGACGGAACGGTTAAATTTATTGTTGGAAGGCTTGGAGTAAGTCATGAAACAAATTCTTTTTTGCATCACACTTTTGATGACGGCGTTCTTCGGAACGTCTTGCTCTAATTCGGAAAGTGTATCGTCATCTGGAGCTCCGGCGGAATTTAGCCAGGACACGCTTTCGGGCATGATTCGCGTTAAGGCGACAGACAAGAAAGTTTCCCTGGGCACGAACGAAGCTTCTGCGAAGGCGAATGAACGCCCGGTTATGCAGGTGAGCTTTGATTACGATTTTTCGATTGGTAAGCATGAAGTGACTTGCAGCGAGTTCAATGAACTGATGCCGTCTTCTACGGGGCTGACGCTTGCTTGCGAAAACGGTGATTTGCCGGCGGCCGATTTGACTTATTACGATGCGGTTCTATTTGCCAACGCTCGCAGCAAGGCCGAAAATCTCGATACGGCTTATACTTATGTCAACGCCTCTTTTGATGCTGAAAAGCATTGCACGAACTTGGAAGGTTTTGCCTATCATCCCGAGGTTGCAGGCTATCGCTTGCCGACAGAAGCTGAATGGATTTATGTGGCTTCGCTTGATTGGAATGTTAAAAAAGCGTGGCTCGCAGAAAATTCGGATTACCAGTCCCATGAAGTATGCTCCATCAAGGCGTCCGAAAATAGCCCCTGCGACATGATCGGTAACGTGATGGAATGGGTGAATGACTGGTTGGGCTATTTCCGCGATACGACGGTGCAGAATTATGTGGGTGCCCCTGATGCCAATGCCGTTGGGCAACGTGTGGTGAAGGGCGGAAGCTTCCGCAATGCCGAAAAATCCGTTACGCCGTATTCTCGCGGCGATGTGTATACGGTGACATCAGCCACTAGGGCCAACTATGTGGGCTTCCGTTTGGCTTATGGTGTTATTCCGAATGCGGTTTGGCTGAATTCTAGCGGAAACGCTGTTGTAAGCCGAATTGTGTCTTTGGTGAATTCTTCGACGATTCGTTCGCTGACGGGAACTTACCGCACAAAACTCGCTTTCCGTAACGATGTTTCTGGAAATCTTGCTTTTGTTGATTTTTCGGGCGGAACGAATTCGGTCGTTGAAATTAACGATACGCTCGAAGTATATCATCCCGAGATTTCTCCTAATGGCAAAAAGGTCGCCTTCTCTACGGGCTTTGAAGGTGTTGCTGGCAAGTCGGCGCTTTATGTTCGCGACTTGAATGCGAAGGGCTCGAACCTTGTCAAGCTTGAGGTAGAATCTGCCGCGATTCCCCGCTGGAGAATCCTTGAAAATGGCGATACGGTGATTGTCTATGTGACGGATGCCGGAAACAACAAAGATGAAGCTTCCTTTAAATCGGCTTCGACGTGGCAGGTCAAATTTGCGGACAACAAGTTCGGAACTCCGGAAAAACTCTTTGACGGAGCGTTCCATGGCGGCATTAGCGAAGACAATACGCTTGCTGTTACGGGTGCTAGACTTTTGCGGGCTCGCGTGGATGGCGAAAATGAAGTTTGGTACAATGGAGAACAGGCTTGCAACGCTTCTTTGTCTAAAGATAGCAGCAAGCGGACTTTGTTCCTCGATTTCGGCAGCAAGACCGGTCGCGCTTTTGTGGGTGCCAATTATGGAACTCATGAACGCCTTTTGGTCGCCGATGCCCAAGGAAACTTGATCCAGTCGGTGGCGGCACCGGCGGGATATTCCTTTGATCATAGCGAATGGGTTAGCGGCGGTAACGACTTGGTGGTTGCGACGCTTACAAACGCCGATGGCGCTCACAAGAAGATTGTCGCCGTGAACTTGGCAGATAGCTCTGTTATGGAACTGACGGAAGGTGATGAACTTTGGCACCCCTGTTTGTGGCAACAGAAGAACGCTTCGTCCGGCGAAGACGATTTCTTGAATTTGGATAGCGCCGGTGTTTACCTGTCTGAAAATCATGAAATCGAACAAGCCCGTTTCCGTATCAAGTTGGAACTTTTCTGGAAGAACCTTGATTCCATAAAGGTGTTCTTTGCGGGAAGTTCCCGAATGGAAATGGGGGTGTATCCTGACATTTATCCTGAATGGGGAATGTTCAATTTTGGCGTTACCGGCATTGACCCGAAGCGAGACTTCTACTTCGTGAAAAACTACGCCTTGAATCATTTGAAGAATTTGAAGGCGATTGCAGTTTCTATTGATTTGGACGGCTGGCGTGGCAATGAAAACCATCTGGGCTTGGTCTTGAGTTCGGGAGTGGGGTATGCTTACGACGCCAATCATGATTTCTGGAAGGATGGTCTGCCTGCCGGCTTTATCGAGGCGGTAGAAAATGGATTCCCCGCCGAAGAAGAGGAAGTCGTCAACTTCTCGCCGCGTGGAGGATTGCAGCCGCTTTCCAATGGCTGGACATTTAATGGAATTGAAATCCTTGCGGATTCCGTTTTTAAAGAAACAGAAATGTCCTATTTGAATGAGCGCATTGATGAATTGAAAGAAATTGTCAAGATTGCTTCGGAAAGAAATATTTATGTCATCGGAATTATGTTCCCGCAGGCTCCGCAGTACAAGAATACGGGAGCTTATGGCCTGTATGGCATGCAGAGAAGTGTGGTGAAAAAAATTATTGCCCAGTTGAATACCTATGCCGATGAAGAACCCTACTTTATTTTGATGGACGAAAATAAAATGGGGGATCATGATTATACGGACGATATGGCGCAAAACCGCGATCACTTGAGTTATGCGGGGGCGCAACAGATGACGGCTCGTGTTGAATCTCTATTGAGATCACTTAAATGGTGATAGCTCTCCTCATATTGCTTCCTTTTCTGATTTGCTCTTGCTCCAATTCAGAGCAGGAAGCCGATATGGTTGAGCCCCTTCCGATTGCAGAAGAAATTACTCCCGATACATTGTCCGTTGATTCCTTGAAAACGGATTCTCTTCCGAAAGACACCCTTCTAAAAGACACCCTTCCAGAGGATTCTATTCCCGAAGAAACTGTTCTTGCAGATTCGCTTCAAGAGGAAGTTGAAAAAGTCGATACTCTTGAAGGAATGTGGAGCGCCAAGGCGACTGGGGCTGTCGTTTCGCTGGGTACCGATGAAAATGTCCGCGCGATTGATCGCCCCCTGATGCAAGTGAAGTTGAATTATGACTTCTTTATTGGCCGTCACGAAGTTACCTGCGCTGAATTCAATGCCCTGATGAAATCGGCGACGGGTCTTTCGCTGGAATGCGAAGACGCAAATTTACCGGTGACGAACTTGACTTATTACGATGCGGTGCTTTTCGCCAATGCCCGCAGCAAGGCGGATAGCCTAGATACCGTCTATACTTATTCGTCTGCAAAATTTGACGATGAAAAACATTGTATAAGCCTCGAAGGCTTTGCGTTTCGCCCAGAGGTAAAGTCTTATCGCCTGCCCACCGAAGTGGAATGGGTATATGCGGCCCGCCAGAACTGGAACTTGCGAGAGGCTTGGACGGCCGAAAATTCAGGGTACAAATTGCACAATGTCTGTAGCAAGGCTGTTCCCAGTACGGCTGTTTGCGATATGGCCGGCAATGCCATGGAATGGGTGAATGATTGGTTGGGCTCATTCCAGAAAACGACGGTCAGTAATTATGTGGGCGCTCCCGATGGCGGTTTTCTGGGGCAACGCGTTGTAAAGGGAGGTTGCTATCGGAATGCGGCTTCGTCGATAACGCTGTACGGCCGCGGCGATGTCTATACGGTAACTTCTTCTACTCGGGCTGACTATGTTGGCTTTCGCTTGGCCTACGGGGCAATACCTGATGCCGTATGGATGGGCGACAATGGTAAGGCTGCATCTAGCAGAATCATTCTCCTTGCGAATTCTTCGACGCTGGAAAGCTTGACAGGTACCTTCAAGGCGAAGCTTGCTTTCCGCAACGACATTTCGGGGAACTTGGCTTATGTGGATTATTCTAGCGGCGTACAGTCGGTGGTTGAAATCGAAGACAGTATCGAAGTGTTTCATCCGGAGATTTCTCCTGACGGCAACCATGTCGCGTTCTGCACCGGTTTAGAGGGCCTTTCTGGAAAGTCTTCTCTCTATGTTCGCGATTTAGATGCGACGGGTTCTCATCTAGTAAAGCTTGATGTCGAAAGTGCGGCTATTCCGCGCTGGCGGATTCTTGAAAGCGGCGATACTGCCATTGTGTATGTGACGGACGCTGGTAACAATAAAGATGAATCTGCATTTCACACGGCGTCTACCTGGCAGGTGGTTTTTGCAAACGGCCAGTTCGGAGTTCCGCAGAAACTTTTCGATGGCGCTTATCATGGGGGCGTTAGCAAGGACGGTAATCTTGCTGTAACGGGTGCTCGACTTCTTCGGGCGAATGTCTCTGGCCAAGAGTCGGTGTGGTACAATGGGGAACAGGCCTGCAATGTTTCCTTGGCGAAAGATGGTAGCAAACGTACCTTGTTCCTGGATTTTGCAAGTAAGTCTGGCCGCGACTTTGTCGGCAAACGATACGGCACTCACGAACGATTGCTTGTGGCCGATAGTACGGGAAAGCTGGTGCAGTCTGTAGGAGCTCCGAACGGGTTTACCTTTGACCATAGCGAATGGGCTGGAGACCTCAATTTGGCCGTAGCAACTCTTGCCGATGCCAACGGGGCTCATCGCATGATTACTCTGATGAACCTGTCCGACAGCAGCTTTGTGGAACTTGCCGAGGGTGATGAACCCTGGCATCCGAGTCTGTGGGTGAAACCCAAAGAATCACCTGTGAATTCGGGTTTGGACTTGGATAGTGCTGGTGTTTATATGTATCCCGATGATGATATGGGTTCCATTTTGATGCGCTATAATATGGAACTTTTGTGGCGCTATCGTGATACGGCGAATGTTGCCATTTTAGGTTCTTCTCGTCCGTTAAATTCGTTGTCGCCGAGTCATTTGTCTCCGGAATTTTTTGCCATTAATCTTGCGCATATCCCAAATTCCATTTACTCATCTCGCGATTATCTAAAAAAATATCTCTTGGCTCATCTGAAAAAATTGAAGTATCTCGTTGTGTCGTTGGATATTGATTTTTGGTGGAAGATTGCTGGCGAATATAGCGATAATTTCTTTGAGGTGACTTATAAAAAATACCCAGGATATGTATATGACGAAAATCATGGATATTGGAGTGACGGTTACCCTGAAGGCTTGCTGCAATGCACGCATAATTCCATTTCTGTAGCGGATAGCAAGCCGTTCTTGCAAGATCGTGGACGCTATACGAATTCTTATTGCGTCGCGTGGGGGGATCCTCCTGAATTTTCAGTAGATTCAACTTATTTCGATGACAAGATTTATTTGATCAAAGATTGTCTTTCTGCATTAAAAGAAATAATAGAATTGGCTCAAGAACGAGGCATTTACGTTGTGGGGATGATTTTCCCTCAAAATCCGAGGTATAAGGAATCTGGAGCCTTTGGCCGTTACGGAATGCGTCGAAGTATGGCGATGTCCTTGATTGAACAGTTCCAAAAGTACGAGACAGAGTATTCCAACTTTAGATTTTTTGATGAAAATAAAATGGGCGATCACGATTATTCGGATGATGAAGCTTTAGATACCGATCATTTGTGTTACAAAGCTGCCCCTAAAATTACCTCACGACTGGATTCGTTGCTGAAAACCTTGGAATGATAATAGCTGTTTTTGTCATACTGCTTGCGATTTTCCCGCTGACCGATACCGACATCTGGTGGCATTTGGCTTGTGCACGCGAGTGGGTGACAACATGGACTCCCGTCCGCACGCCTGTTGTGAATGTGCATGAATACTTTCAGCTGGTGGTAGGCTTTATCTATGGCTTAGGTGGTGCTCCGCTCTTGGTGGCCTTCAAGGCCTTTTTATGGGGCGTAGTTTTCGCCCTGTTCCTCCGCCCCCGTCATGCCGCACGTCATGCTGAACGTCACCCTGAACTTGTTTCAGGGTCAGCATCAGCTTTTCCTGCCCTAACCATTATTCTTCTTTTCATTTTCCGCTACCAGTTTGAGATGCGCCCGGTGCTTTTTTCTCTGTTGTTCCTCGGCGTTTATTGGAATGTGCTTCCGTGGCTAGCTAAAGAATGGCGCGAATCTCGGTTCAGCGTAAAGCTGATGGCTTGCACTGTGTTAATTCTTGCGATTCAGTGGCTTTGGTGCAAGTGCCAGGGACTTTATATCTTGGGCCCGATTTTTGCAACATTAGTATTATGCGCCAATTTACTTGAATCTAAAAAGCATCGTGCGCTCCGTGTGAAATTTGCCTGGCCACAAGTGGCTTTTATTTTGCTTCTTTGGTTGATGCCGTTTTTGCATCGAGAAGGTTTGGCCTTGTTCCTGTATCCGTTTGGCCTGCTGGATCGTTTGCTTGGCCTTACGCCTTCTGCTGCAGTATTTGCAAGTCAAATCGCCGAGAACCGTTCTCCCATAACGCTTTTGGTGGCGGGGGAGAACAGGATCGTTTCGGCGGCAATGATTGTGCTGAGCTTTGCAGGAATGGGACTTGCTGCTTGGCGATTGTATAAGGCTCGCAGGCCCGATGTCTTGAATGTGACATTATTGGTAATGGCGAGTCTCGCCCTTATTGCCGAACGAAACTTTGTGCTGTTCTTGCCGGTGTTTTTGGCAATGTTGCCTACATTCTCAAAGCAACCGAAGGTTGCGACCTCATCCCTCATTCCTCGCGTCCATCTTCCTACTGTCTACTGCCTACTTCCTACCTTTTTCATTCTCGGTCTCTGGGCTCGTTCCCTTTCGGCTTACGATTATTCTATGGTCGCCTACCAGCGTGTACCTGTGCAAGCCGCAGAATGGATGGCGAAACACCCCCATTCGGGCAAGCTGTTTAACGACGACCGTGCCGGCGGTTACTTGG
This genomic window from Fibrobacter sp. UWT2 contains:
- a CDS encoding TIGR02171 family protein; amino-acid sequence: MKQILFCITLLMTAFFGTSCSNSESVSSSGAPAEFSQDTLSGMIRVKATDKKVSLGTNEASAKANERPVMQVSFDYDFSIGKHEVTCSEFNELMPSSTGLTLACENGDLPAADLTYYDAVLFANARSKAENLDTAYTYVNASFDAEKHCTNLEGFAYHPEVAGYRLPTEAEWIYVASLDWNVKKAWLAENSDYQSHEVCSIKASENSPCDMIGNVMEWVNDWLGYFRDTTVQNYVGAPDANAVGQRVVKGGSFRNAEKSVTPYSRGDVYTVTSATRANYVGFRLAYGVIPNAVWLNSSGNAVVSRIVSLVNSSTIRSLTGTYRTKLAFRNDVSGNLAFVDFSGGTNSVVEINDTLEVYHPEISPNGKKVAFSTGFEGVAGKSALYVRDLNAKGSNLVKLEVESAAIPRWRILENGDTVIVYVTDAGNNKDEASFKSASTWQVKFADNKFGTPEKLFDGAFHGGISEDNTLAVTGARLLRARVDGENEVWYNGEQACNASLSKDSSKRTLFLDFGSKTGRAFVGANYGTHERLLVADAQGNLIQSVAAPAGYSFDHSEWVSGGNDLVVATLTNADGAHKKIVAVNLADSSVMELTEGDELWHPCLWQQKNASSGEDDFLNLDSAGVYLSENHEIEQARFRIKLELFWKNLDSIKVFFAGSSRMEMGVYPDIYPEWGMFNFGVTGIDPKRDFYFVKNYALNHLKNLKAIAVSIDLDGWRGNENHLGLVLSSGVGYAYDANHDFWKDGLPAGFIEAVENGFPAEEEEVVNFSPRGGLQPLSNGWTFNGIEILADSVFKETEMSYLNERIDELKEIVKIASERNIYVIGIMFPQAPQYKNTGAYGLYGMQRSVVKKIIAQLNTYADEEPYFILMDENKMGDHDYTDDMAQNRDHLSYAGAQQMTARVESLLRSLKW
- a CDS encoding TIGR02171 family protein, producing the protein MVEPLPIAEEITPDTLSVDSLKTDSLPKDTLLKDTLPEDSIPEETVLADSLQEEVEKVDTLEGMWSAKATGAVVSLGTDENVRAIDRPLMQVKLNYDFFIGRHEVTCAEFNALMKSATGLSLECEDANLPVTNLTYYDAVLFANARSKADSLDTVYTYSSAKFDDEKHCISLEGFAFRPEVKSYRLPTEVEWVYAARQNWNLREAWTAENSGYKLHNVCSKAVPSTAVCDMAGNAMEWVNDWLGSFQKTTVSNYVGAPDGGFLGQRVVKGGCYRNAASSITLYGRGDVYTVTSSTRADYVGFRLAYGAIPDAVWMGDNGKAASSRIILLANSSTLESLTGTFKAKLAFRNDISGNLAYVDYSSGVQSVVEIEDSIEVFHPEISPDGNHVAFCTGLEGLSGKSSLYVRDLDATGSHLVKLDVESAAIPRWRILESGDTAIVYVTDAGNNKDESAFHTASTWQVVFANGQFGVPQKLFDGAYHGGVSKDGNLAVTGARLLRANVSGQESVWYNGEQACNVSLAKDGSKRTLFLDFASKSGRDFVGKRYGTHERLLVADSTGKLVQSVGAPNGFTFDHSEWAGDLNLAVATLADANGAHRMITLMNLSDSSFVELAEGDEPWHPSLWVKPKESPVNSGLDLDSAGVYMYPDDDMGSILMRYNMELLWRYRDTANVAILGSSRPLNSLSPSHLSPEFFAINLAHIPNSIYSSRDYLKKYLLAHLKKLKYLVVSLDIDFWWKIAGEYSDNFFEVTYKKYPGYVYDENHGYWSDGYPEGLLQCTHNSISVADSKPFLQDRGRYTNSYCVAWGDPPEFSVDSTYFDDKIYLIKDCLSALKEIIELAQERGIYVVGMIFPQNPRYKESGAFGRYGMRRSMAMSLIEQFQKYETEYSNFRFFDENKMGDHDYSDDEALDTDHLCYKAAPKITSRLDSLLKTLE